The Paenibacillus sp. BIC5C1 DNA segment AATCCTCCAACTCTTCCTTGTATAGTGCAATAAGTTCCTGATATGCATAGTTCTCCGCACTGTACTCAGGTGCGCGGCTGTATTCATAACTCAGTGTCATGTTTTCCAGCAATTCGGCAGGTTCGGAAACAAGAGAACGTTCTGGAGATTGGACGAATACGTCACACTCATATATCTCACCCTCACCAACATAAATTAATTCCTGTGGAATGCTGTCAAAAAAGTAATTGGCAATCAACAGCAAAGGTTGCTTCAGATCGCCTGGTCGAATAACTGTATCCGCTACCACCAGATTCAACACCGTATCCTGTACTGCGTCAAAACGTGCAAAATCCAGTATCCCTTGATTAATAAAGGATTGCATAGAAGGATGCTCTCTCCAAGCCAATACATTATCTTCAACTAGATCGGTCATTACATAGCGAAAAGCTGGCAGCGCCACGCCTGCAAAATCTTTCAACTCTGTCAGTTTGAGCAGAATTTGGTGTGCCAAGCGGCCTACGCCCGCTCCAAGTTCCAGAATGGTCACTGCCTCGGCCGTCTTTCCTTTGCTGGCGAGATCTTGAAGAAAACCAAAAATCATCTCGGCATACGCCGTTGCAATCATGGGATTACTCGTAATATATTGCGGAACCTGATTCTCTGTCCAAGCGTGCAGCCCTTTCTGTTCATAGTATGCCCGCTGCCAGTCCCATACCGGAGCTTCACTGAAGCGGAACCGTTGTCCTTCGTTTTGCATCATTGGTTGAAAACCTGCTTTCCATTCATAATTTTATCGAATTTCGGACTTACAATTCCATGCCCGCATAGACCGCTCCCTTAATCTCTAACGCATTATATCATAAACAAAGCCTGATCCAATGAAGTGCTAAACCGCACCCCTGTAAAATAGAAAAAACCTACCTTTCTCAAGGCAGGTAATACTTTTTAATACATTAATGATTTTTTTATAACGAACTGTTAGCAAGGGCATTCAACGTTAGTCCGAATACAAGACTCCATCAAAGTTCTCTGGACCTACACGAATCGTACCCAGCAAGTTAGAGCTGACGAATGCGGTGTACGTTAATTGAGGTGTGATCGGTGGGTTGAAATCATCCGCAGAGAACGTAATGACTTGAGGAGCCAGGATGCTCAAGCTAAACGTAGACGTCGCAGAATAGATGACAGGGTCCGTTGCCAAGGTTCCTCTGACAATCGTTATCGTTATTCCAACGAGAGCCAAGGGAAGTTGAACTGAAACGGTCCCTTTGAATTGCACACGCGGATTGGCACCAATACCCGCAGTAGTTACAAGTCCAATCTGACCAAATAATTGTGGCGTATTAATAACAAGGATCGGTATTGCAATAGAATTCGCCAAACTTGCATTCTGCGACGTTCTCGCATCAATAAATTGGCTCATGAAATCTACCTCCTATTGTTTGGAATATGATAGTATATGTGAGATTTGTAATGTGGCATGGACAGACACTGATATTCCGAAAAAAGGGCACACTAAAAAGACACTGCCCGTATTATTACAGCAGTGCCTCTCCTTCTTTGACTTTCAAATTTGCAATTGATTATTGAACATTCTTCTTTTTTTAAATGGCTTACTCGATATTATGATCGTTTTTCTCCATTTTCTGATTTAATAATCGAATCTCTCGCTTCAAACCTGATATTTCCTCTCTTAAACCTGATTTTTTTATTGCCATAGAAAACACAGCATATAAAATCAGACCTACCAGACCAATGAAAATAAATATAGTTAAAATCCCTACAAAACCCACAGCACTAGCACCATTCATAGCTTTAAATTGTCACCACCTTCTTAACACATATTTTAGCAATGATACCATATATTTATTTTATCAGCTTTATTTCAATTTCTTTAGCACTCACCTTTCATAAAAAAAAACTCTGCTGGCATTGTGCCAACAGAGCTTTTCCACAGTGGTTTATTTAAAATATTCTCATCCTTACTTGGAATTCATCAACTTCCAAAGTAAACGTCCAATTTACCAGTAGGCGGAGTTGTTGCCATCCAAACTGCAGCCAAATTATCGGGAGCATACGTTGTAGCGGTGATATAATCACCAATTAATACTGTAGGTGTAGAGGAATTGCCATTGGGATTAAACGAAGTTGTCGTGAGTCTGCGATTCGCAAAGGTAGCTCCTCCGTCAAACGATTCAGCAACAAACACATCTAAAAGAAACCCATCAATTTGATTGGAATAATAAATAACCCTTACAGTTCCTGTGAATGGCGATACGGTGATGGAAGGGAAGAAATTTTGTGACCCGGCAGGTGCTCCGGTAATGCTAACGGGATCTGACCATAGAAGCCCATCCGGTGAACTGCATAGGAAAATGTCTGTGTATCCATTCCGCGCATCATTCCAGGTTGCATAGACTGTACCACTAAAGGTTCCATTGGATATGTCAGCACCCAAGCCCAGGTTCGTCTGCACTCGAAAAGCATAGTTCGTGACAGGTAAGGGAGATGGTGCAGGCACAACAGAAGCGATCAACGTCGATTGTTGTTGAATAGGTGGCTGAAATGTAGCCCCTCCATCGTACGAGATGCGAAGTAAAGCGTACGGACTATCCGGCCCCGTAGTAATATATCCTGCATATACCTCACCAGTAAAACCTATAGCTATAGCACTTCTATCATGAAAACCTCTTGGGCTTGAAATTCGGCTTGGAATCTGCCATGTTGTCCCCTGATCTAATGATCTCTGCAAAAAAATAGACGATGCCAATGTAGCAAGAGGTGTATACCCCACATACGCGTTACCACGATAAGGACTTCCAGGTGTTCGATCCACTGCAATATACGGTTCATCATTATGAACGATAAGGCCATATCCCCTGTTCACAAATACGGGAGGAGTCCAAGTCACCCCATCATCCAGGGACGTGTAACTAATAATTGTACCGTCATTATCACCGTTAAATATATGGACTGTCACTATGAACGTACTCGGAAATGTGTAATCAATCGTTGGCGCTTCGGCGCCAGCATATCCGGCAGGTTGCTGCAAAAGTGTCGTTGTCCATGTCTGCCCAGTATCAATTGAACGGTAAAACCCAATGAGCGTAGGGCCTGTACTTGTATCTACAGCAACCGCACACATAATATTGGGAAGCAATTCGTTCGTAGCTATAGAAGGTTCGAACTGATTTCCAC contains these protein-coding regions:
- a CDS encoding sialidase family protein; this translates as MPVVNITGALGGNQFEPSIATNELLPNIMCAVAVDTSTGPTLIGFYRSIDTGQTWTTTLLQQPAGYAGAEAPTIDYTFPSTFIVTVHIFNGDNDGTIISYTSLDDGVTWTPPVFVNRGYGLIVHNDEPYIAVDRTPGSPYRGNAYVGYTPLATLASSIFLQRSLDQGTTWQIPSRISSPRGFHDRSAIAIGFTGEVYAGYITTGPDSPYALLRISYDGGATFQPPIQQQSTLIASVVPAPSPLPVTNYAFRVQTNLGLGADISNGTFSGTVYATWNDARNGYTDIFLCSSPDGLLWSDPVSITGAPAGSQNFFPSITVSPFTGTVRVIYYSNQIDGFLLDVFVAESFDGGATFANRRLTTTSFNPNGNSSTPTVLIGDYITATTYAPDNLAAVWMATTPPTGKLDVYFGS